The Dreissena polymorpha isolate Duluth1 chromosome 4, UMN_Dpol_1.0, whole genome shotgun sequence region CGGAGTCTGACGTTGATGACACAATTTCATTTGAATGCTAATTTATAGAAGTCATAGTGTAAACTTTTGATGAAACAGCTCTTAGTTCTGTATACATAGTAATTTATGGCATGAGAATATTATTTAGTGGACTTAAAAATGCTGTTTCAATGATTTAAAGTGATCTGACTTCGGTACCAGTAATCACGCTCTTATGAACTCACTCTACCCacataaacatgaatattcatgcaCAATCTGTAGGTACAAGCTTACTAATAAATTTCAAGTTTGGTTGTTCCCTTaattttaagttaatatttcTGATGCTACATTCAACTTTTTTTCCTATAAAAATGTTTTCTCATTgctaaaataacttataaaaccCCTAACAAACAATACCTCATCAATGTTTTGCAGGTCAACACATAATACTCAGTTACCAGTCCCCTGCAGCCCCTAGTTCAGTGCTGGAGATAGAGGAGGTGGAGGAGTCCCTGATAGGGGACAGGGCCACAGTGGACAGCTCTTCATCACCCAAGACTGACACAGAAAAGTTCAGTACACATTTTGGGTGCCTGTTGTATTTTCTTGGTCAAATTCTTCTTGGTCATTATACCcctattaccattggtaatgggggctatataggagtcgctttgtcggtcagtctgtctgtcccaaaatttcatccgatctttataaaacttggtcacaagttgtatctagttcTTTTTAATGTTGGATCAATTGATTCTTCATTTATGCTTTTTGTTATTtaggttttgttttttataaatgtttttctaTTGTGATCTGTCCCTGTCCAAATTGTGCTTATTCCTGGCATGTTAGTCATTACCATTCTAGAGGCCTTTTTTTggtcaatcttgatgaaacttggtcaaaatatttatatctttacaatatctaacCAATTTTGAAATTGTGTCCAGTTGGGTATTAAATAGGTCACCGTATCATAATGAAAATAAGGTCAGCACTCACCTTTCAAAGAACTTTTGTTCTCTAGGTTTCACAAAAAAATCCCCCAACTTACAAATTCTTGACAACCATTTTTTAACTATCCCAATCTTTTTAAATCCAGTTCAGATACAATAACAccacatttttttatattcctagcaagtttcatgaagagtagAGAAATTATGGCAACTAATGTTTAGAACATGTATGGCTTTTTAATAGACCTGTGACCAAGTTTAAAACAAAATTCTAGGCAAGTTTTGTTATgtatctagagtgttcacaagctttttaaaAAATTTGTCTTACTAAACCAGTTTATGACCCCACATTACCCAATTTTGATTTCAGCTGAAATATCAGTTTGAAAATTGGTCTAACCAAGTTTCGTGAGGATTGGGCAATTAATGTGGCCTATATGTATTGCtcacacatttttaaaaataaaattgattttaatttggtGATCGCTGGTGACTTAATTTTGAATTCGATCAAAATGttgttgttaataatgttttgactaagttgcATAAAAAATGCGTAATCATTTTGACCTCTAGAGTGAAAACTAGCGTTTTCTTTAAGTTCACCTTGttacctagattttgaccccatgCGACACTGTTTTGGACTTAGTTGataaatcattataataaatttTCTGAGCTAGTTAAatgaagattgggaaataaatgtgacctctagtgttcacaaggtttaactatagccttATGAGCAGAACTGtcctgccccctggtggcaatgtttttcaacagaccagatgCATTTTCAAACTTGATCAAGATATAAAAGAACAAATGACCAATGTGATGTATAGAGTAATCACAATGTTTCCTATTAACAAAATAAGGAATACTGCGCCACCTGCAGCTGCCCATGTTCTTTTTCTCTCATCTGAAGTAGTTATTGATCCCACAAGATCCAGTTTTGACCTGAACTGAGATGTAATTGAaaacaatttctgaccaagtttcacgaagattcagcaataaatgtggcttctagagtggttaaAGGCAAAATGATGATGACATATTAGAGGTTATTACAAATGCTCGCCATGAGGAAGTTGACAATGTCTGTATGAAATCTTACCTCAGTTCAGCAATGGATTCATTGGATGATTTGCTGCATTTGATAATTAACAAAAGAATTTTTTTCCTCAGGTGAGCTATATAGAGCTTGTTTGATTAAGAAATATTAATAGAACTTGTAATGTAAAAGAAGTAACATTAGTTTCAAGTTTTTAGTACCATTATGATTAAATTTAAGGGGCACTAGTTTGAGTCAGCCAGATATAAAACGTGTGTGGGGAAAACAGGGTCATTTAGATGCTTCAAAAGAAAAGAAATCAACTCCGAAGGTAAATTTTAATGATATTCTTTTCATCAGTTttatactgatttttttccagAATTACAGCAAAATCTAATATGTTGAGAAAACTTGTGTTTTAAGTATTCTAAGAGTTTAACTCACATGTAAAATTAATGTGCTTATTATTAGCTTGATTCAGAAAActttacaaaaaacatatttctacatcataacaacatatttttaagATTTTAACTGGCCAAAAGAGAACGAGTAGTGAGCAAGACAATCTGGCAAAAGCTCTCTTTGGAGGATGGCAGAAAAGCGAAAAGGTAAGAACTGATGTTGGTTATAAGCTTTTTGATTCTTCATGACTATGCATTTCATTTTACATAGCCTTcttatatattaataaacaacTTTCTATCTTGTGAGTGATCAGCAGAGGAATACAAGttatgtttttgtgttgttgatGTATTTCGCAACTGAATTGGAACTAGATTCTGTTTTGCAACACAtaaaagggtccttttcacagattatggcatgttttgaagtttctcattaaatgctttatactgataaatgtaaatattggatcttaaaagctccagtaaaaaatcaagaataaaaaaaaaaaagaaaaagtaaccttcagcagggctcgaaccactgacccctggagtaaaaagtctaccacttagaccactcggccatcctacCTCTTACAATGAAAGttgtattatatactttatataagtaatcctggtagtttcacaaaatataacgacaacaacagaactctccaaataattaaatcgtttcgcgttgcaacgctttataattttcaggtttttaaattgtcaaaaatgcatataatgattacttgtattttagagcatggtaaattttcagtattactgtttcctcacaaatatcataacttaaacaaaactttgcaaatctgaaacaactttttagctcacctgattgctcagatgagcttttgagaccggtctttgtccgtccgtcggtccgttaacatttgttcgtaaacactctagagggcacatttcttttccgatcttcatgaaacttggtcagaagctttgtcccaatgatatctcggtcgagttcgaaactgggtcatgccgggtcaaaaactaggtcactagttcgaaaatggtccagatcggtgaaaaaacatggtcgccagtgggcggggcatttttctctattatgtatatagtgaaaacatgtgaacactctagaagtcacatttttggcccaattttcatgaaatttggtcagaacatttgtttccttgatatgagagatatgtgactagagagaaaccttgtgatcgaacactatagaagtcacattttttgcctaatcattgtgaaacttagtcaatacattggttttattgatttctctgacaagttggaaaatggctcagattggtgaaacacactttttagctcacagtttcacctgattgctcagatgaggttttaggattggtctttttctgtcgtccgtccatccacatttggtttgtaaacactctagcattcacactccTCAAGCAttttttatgaaagttgctgaaggATCTCAGTCAAGtctgataatgagcaaaatcaattaattaatgccataattattgcccttagattgtccaaattttcattatattatacataatccttgtaaacactctagagatcacaattttgtttcagattttatgaatcttggtcaaaatatttatttttgtaagcaaagtttgatgtttggtaaggggggtcaactcaaaatatactgtgaaaccatttattttcgtcagcacgaaatttcgtcctttttaaaaaaatgactatttcgtcagcacttaaattcgtccatttctggttttgaaaaaaaagcgtcagatttgtttgtaatgtttttaatacgcggttgcgaaaaaatcgtgctggggaaagaggggtgacacttggtagtcacttgctggaggtgggccttgtttggcatatgccaattaacaagtctgttatttcaggtgatagtaactgtccctttttattttatgtcatcgacacgttctttgttatgattagcggattagtgggactgaataaccgttaacgagtgttttaaacaacgaagcccattgccaattagtctttttccattacaatcacggtcaaactgataacaatcttacctttatcggctccaattagagaaggtgcgaacattatgggtcATATTTAGCGTAagctaaataaaacaaaataaacacttgTGCATTTTTCATGAGTATGGGATTTAGTCTGAATGACCTTAGTTTCATTAAAATTTGGTCAATGCAGTTATCAAACTTGTTCTATTATACAGAAGAGGACCTAGTTCGTTAagtcttttttttctaaaagtaggtcaccaggtcaaatcttacaaaaacactccataccccagagttttggttcaataacaggatgtttgtctggacaatatctaggtcaagtttgacattagataaagattgaatgaaccgactcctctcaggtgagcgatggccctcttgtttaaatttatcaaaacgtgaaaaggcccctttaagcctgTTGCAAAGAATGCCATTCATTTTGTATTACTTTtaaatatactactcaaaatttgctaagaatcactttttatagtatgtgtaatttgaagttcacccctagctagattcagacAGCGTCACgaatcaatgataaatcaattcataaaaataaaatcaaaaacacacattctcatatcaaaacctgcaaaataacacaataaattaaattgaagataatgtgaaaagtaagagtgatccttagcaaatttgaGTAGTATATGACAGTGACAACCCACATGcaacatgtttttaacaaatacctttaaatatctttaaaatgaaGTTATTGGAACTTTGGTTGTCTTTGTGTTACTTATTAGACAGTATCCTGttcaatatatattcaattttttattaagcCGTATTTAATTTTAGGCTTCCCTGGAAGTTTTTACTGGCTTTGAGGATGATGACCAACATGACGACTATGTCAATAATTTCAAGACAGATTTGCCAGGACCGTGGAGCAATAGACTGAGGAGTTTGATACCAGAAAATGTCAATGTCGAACCTATGAGTATACAAAACACTGGCATAAGACAAGAAAGTTTCAATGTTTTAAACCAATGTGCTATGTCTAATGAAAGTCCTAAAACCCCCAAAGAAAATGAAATTGATTATTTACAACTGCAAGGTGATATTAACCTGAAGAAAGATGCTTCCAATGAGAACAACGGGGAGAAGATATCAGAAGGCAGAATGTACAATGACTTTGATAACGAACTTGCTGGTGCCAAGGTTGACTTCGACGCGCAACTTTCACAGTTGCTGGAAGCCAGTGGTACTTCAGGTGATGTCCATTGTCTTGACCGTACCGACGGTTTCTTCAAAGAGGATCCCGTGTCCAAAACAGCAGTTAGTGATATTGCATTGGAAAATGATGGTTCTTTGGATGGGGAAAGCTGTAGGATTAAGCATTCTATATACACAGACAGTGACTGTGTGTTTTAAGTTGATAATGAATACAAATAAATGCTTAActttattttgtcattttctCATACTTAATTTAACATGTAATTAATTGTTTAGTGGTCACAAACCTTCGCATATGGCAAATTTGGACACAttgtttgaaaaatgtcatttgCATATGCTTTCTTTAAGAACCATGTAAAAGCAGTGTTTACTGATTTTCTTTGGGAAATAATGCCATCTCCAAAAACTAGTATTTGGCATAatgtaaactagagctttgtcacagacgtgacgaacaCCCCCACATGATGCATTGACACAAGagtattttgcatgctgtcttcacaaaacaagagaagctaatttatggcgattatTAAGAATTaatatgccattatcatttttggccattttgacctttgaaatcttgaattctttcgcatgacatgctgtccaatgactgtgaacaaaattaatgaacagagTCATTTTTTAAgctcacaatgaataacatagttatggcccagacaagctcatttatggccatttttatgtcccccactatagtagtgggggacatattaaTTTTGCCCTGTCtatctgttggtctgtttgcgccaactttaacattttgcaataacttgtgctatattgaagatagcaacttcatatttggcatgcatgtgtatctcatgaagctgcacattttgagtggtgaaaggtcaaggtcatccttcaaggtcagaggtcaaatatatgtggccaaaatcgctcattttatgaatacttttgcaatattgaagatagcaacttgatatttggcatgcatgtgtatctcatggagctgcacattttgagtggtgaaaggtcaaggtcatccttcaaggtcagaggtcaaatatatgtggcccaaatcgcttattttacgaatacttttgcaatattgaagatagcaactcaatatttggcatgcatgtgtatctcatggagctgcacattttgagtgttgaaaggtcaaggtcatcattcacaaggtcaaggtcatccttcaaggtcaaacatcatatagggggacattgtgtttcacaaacacatcttgttgacttttgaactccaagtgtgaccttgaccttggagatagtgacgtaattctttcgcatgacactcATTCCAGTGACTTTCAACAAATGTACCccgtaattttaaaatctcacaacaaATAACATAGTTACGGCCAggacggacaagctcatttatggccattttttacctttgaactcagtgtgaccttgaccttggagatatcgacgtaattctttcgcatgacacactgtcaaatgattgtgaacaaatgtaccgagtaattttaaaatctcacaatgaatgacatggttatgtcccagacaagatcatttatggccatttttgacctttgaactgtgtgaacttgaccttggagatatagacgtaattctttcgcatgacacgctgtccaatgattgtgaacaaatgtactgagtTAATTTAAAATCTCGCCatcaatgacatagttatggccattttgacctttgaactcttgaattcttttcaATGACTGTGagcaaaattaatgtacagtcattttaaaatctcacaatgaatgacatagttacaTTGTATGCCCggtcaagctcatttatggtcatttttatactttttaactccaagtgtaaccttgaccttggagataccgatgtaattcttttgtgcgacacactgtccaattattgtgaacaaatgtacagattaattttaaaatctcacaatgaatgacatacttATGCCCAGAcaatatcatttatggccatttttgacctttgaactcaaagtgtgaccttgacctttgagatatcgatgtaattttttcgcatgacacaccgtccaatgattgtgaacaaatgtacagagttattttaaaatctcacaatgaacgacaaataattttaaaatctcacaatgaatgacatagttgtggcccagacaagctcatttatggccctttttgacctttgaactcgagatgtgaccttgacctgtttgtaaaacatgcatgccccccagatgggctctctgttgtagtgggagccattgtgtgaatattttttattgtcactgtgaccttgacctttgaccttgtgacctgaaaatcaataggggtcatctgccagtcatgatcaatgtacctatgaagtttcatgatcctagccataagcattcttgagttatcatccggacaccattttactatttcgggtcaccgtgacctttgacctagtgacctgaaaatcaataggggtcatctgcgagtcatgatcattctacctatcaagtttcatgatcctaggcctaagcgttcttgagtcatcatccggaaaccattttaatatttcgggtcactgtgaccttgacctagtgacctcaaaatcaataggggtcatctgcgagtcctgatcaatcttcctatcaagtttcatgatcctaggcctaagcgttcttgagttattatctggaaaccattttactattttgggtcactgtgaccttgacctttgacctagtgacctgaaaatcaataggggtcatctgcgagtcatgatcaatctacctatcaagttttatgatcctaggcctaagcgttcttgagttatcatccggaaaccattttactatttcgggtcactgtgaccttgacctttgacctagtgacctcaaaatcaataggggtcatctgcgagtcatgatcaatgtacctatgaagtttcatgatcctaggcccaagcgttcttgagttatcgtctgacaaccacctggtggacggaccgaccgaccgacatgagcaaagcaatataccccctcttcttcgaaggggggcattataaatatatattttttttatgatcatgagtttataaaaattgatattccaccaaatccaaccaattttcttttgattttatgcttacaaatgattatttttgccattccggCCTATATAATTTCCCGTTAAACGCCCCGAAATGtgattacatgtatgttcatggGAAGCTTAtgcgtatgtttttataaaccagagctccagataaggccgtacagccgtaaatacgccttttttatgaagatttacgcatttatttttataaactggacgtacaattacgacattaatatccattttacgcatttacgaaaaaaatctggccgtaccgatacatCTGCGTCAGCgaggcgtgatttgttggtctataACCTAAcagcgcttttcgttaatttaaattaccgaaaagttgtagactggatTAATATATGGATTCATATATTaatgtctattctgtcgcgtgatttcctgtaacttgtaaatccgtcaaaaacaatactttgttgtcatataatgactattATGGTGTCATCTAACCATCccgacattaaatctgtaaacccagaaaaagacattgtcgccccaatgttaaacgatttgattgcattggTGGCTTAAAACATTAGAAAACAcgataagtgttcatttacttagcctactagttggcttgtgttttcttgtcaagaaaaataaagaaaaagtattagtcatgagttttaatgtgtagttgtatttgcatcctaattcagaatggaaaacctaatacagtaactgtttaagaagctacatatatttattataattgctgcaaatgtttctgtaaagtcagttatacacccttcaatatccaagaacacgggtagtacagtactacctgtatttttggatatggtagtacaggtactaattgattttaagcgttactccttttctttccgTCAGTGGCAgaaccgttactaatttcacaaatccttatctggagcacTGATCAACACTCAATGCCGAGTAGTCGCCCTTAGTAACattgggggtcacaatggggaaaccaaagatatctaaaaatagttcctatgaaacaatgaaaataatcaaTAATTTTAACTGTTACTTtctcactgtttgaaacagtgaattatcaattttaattcacagATATTTTTCCATAAACCATCAGAAAGCGTAAATTTAAGATGTTTCTCATAATTTACACCTGAGATTATCATTCCAATAGCAATCTGAtctttaacaagatgtgtttgtgaaacacaatgtccccctatatgacgtttgacattgtaggatgaccttgaccctttaccactcaaaatgtgcagctccatgagatacacatgcatttaaaatattaaattgctagcttcaatattgcagaagtgacattacatgagcaattttgacccatatatttgaccttgaaggatgaccttgacctttcaccactcaaaatgtgcagctccatgagatacacatgcatgccgaatatcaagttgctatcttcaatattgcaaaagtattcataaaattagcgatttgggccacatatattttacctctgaccttgacctttcaccactcaaaatgtgcagctccatgagatacacatgcatgccaaatatcaagttgctatcttcaatattgctaaagtactcataaaatgagcgattttggccacatatttgacatctgaccttgaaggatgaccttgacctttcaccactcaaattgtgcagctccatgagatacacatgcatgccaaatatcatgttgctatcttgaatattgaaatactgcaaaagtgtacattaaatgagcgattttgacccatatatttgacctttgatcttgaaggatgaccttgacctttcaccactcaaaatgttcagctccatgagatacatatgcatgccaaatatcaagttcctatcttcaatattgcaaaagttattgcaaatgttaaagttggtgcaaaccaaccaaccaaccaaccaacagacagggcaaaaacaatatgtcccccactactatagtgggggacataaaaatcttcaTAGGTTACCATTACTGCAAACAATAACAAACCAATGAgttgtatttttttctctttaatGCAAGACACAATTACGCTTTGACAGCAAACTTCCTCATAGGGTACAGACGTTCTTTTCTCTGCTGTTTAGCAGTCTTAAGTGACAACTGGAACGGGTTGAGGGCACGCCTCAAAGCGCGCGTCTTCTTGGGGCGGAGGTCCTTGGGCTTGTGGCGCTTGTCCCTGTAGTATTTACGGAGGTTCTCCTTCTGGGTCTGGTGGATCACTGTCAGGACTCGGGCGATAGACTTGCGCAGCACTCGGCTGAAATAAACACGAACATGGCTTGTCTGGTGTAGGAAAAGCATTGAAGCAACACAGAATAATATAGTTGTTTTTATTGCCTTTGAACATTATGATCAGTGAGTAGTATATGGACCATATTTTATTTGCTTCGCCTTGCCATAAATTAATTTCAATAGAGGATTTCAGAGACTGTTCTTGAGAACATATCAAAAACAGACATGCATTTAATATTTGCTATGGCATTTGAACATGAAAACAATATTGCTGTAAAGGTAAAGAATTCAAGATACGGCAAAAGGATGCCTTTATATGGTTTGTAGTGTTTAAATTATTGTTGACTACTAGTCTTGTTTGTCTACCTTAAAAATCATCTCTGTTTGCCACATCAGTCCTATCGATCCAAAATGaaacaaatcttcatgaaatttcagATAAAGTTTGCATCATTTGTGGCAAAACAGAAACATAGAATTGTgaatatttaattaaactaaatttcACTACATACACCATGAAATCTTTggtatatataattgtatatggTCAGTTAATCCtaattatttattatgattataagAAATATTAAGTTACATTTCTTAAAACCTTAGCACCAACATTTTTTGTAAAGGTTAAttattaccataccacatcttaAAGCTAATTAATgtcataacaagagatgtgtttgtcagaaacacaacgcaccctattgcgccgctttaaaataaaattgcaatatatcatttggcaggtttagaaattatctcccttttgaagcttataacttcccttggattgtatttttttacttttgaccttgagtgaccttgactttttagaaattatctcccttttaaagcttgttacttcccttggattgtatttttttacttttgaccttgagggatgacctttacctttcaccacttgaaatgtgcagctccataagatacgcatgcatgccaaatatcaagttgctatcttcaatattgcgaaagttatggcaaatgtgaagttttcagacggactgatggacagaaagacagttcaaatgctaaatgccaccctacttggggggcataaaaattcctACTGATTCAATAATAATGACCAGAGATGAACCATCTGTCCTTTTAAGTCATATACACCCCATTCTATATGCTATCCACCCTCCCTCCAAAAAAGttcaaaatacaacattttgGGACTATATACTTCCTACAAGTTAGCCCAAAATTTGTATTTACATAAAGACTTTGCAGGTCAAATATACACCCCTCTTATCAGAGGTTACTAATGGCATGATGCTTTCAGGTTTTGATCACTTAATGTCTTTACTTCCCTCAAGTGTAACATGTGTCATTACCAGT contains the following coding sequences:
- the LOC127879341 gene encoding 60S ribosomal protein L35-like, with amino-acid sequence MATTKVKAKELRGKKKEDLQKQLFDLKTELGTARVAKVTGGAASKLSKIRVLRKSIARVLTVIHQTQKENLRKYYRDKRHKPKDLRPKKTRALRRALNPFQLSLKTAKQQRKERLYPMRKFAVKA